In Alphaproteobacteria bacterium US3C007, one genomic interval encodes:
- a CDS encoding TatD family hydrolase, which yields MNISPAITDSHCHLDFPDFADELDSIISRAQAAGVHRMVTICTKLQNEPSVRAIAARYAPVFYAAGTHPMSAADEPLVTLDELLALCKHKKMVGIGETGLDYHYSSDSAEIQKTSLLVHIRAAQQSGLPLIIHARAADEDIADILSAEYKNAPYSCVMHCFSSGETLARRCLDLGFYLSLSGITAFPKSDQLRAIFKFAPQERLLVETDSPYLAPPPHRGRRNEPAYVALTARAAATFFGQDYAAFAAQVEKNFNRLFVKAAAYETMQ from the coding sequence ATGAACATATCCCCCGCGATCACTGATAGCCATTGCCATCTGGATTTCCCAGATTTTGCCGATGAGCTTGACTCTATAATAAGCCGAGCGCAGGCCGCGGGCGTTCATCGCATGGTAACGATTTGTACAAAATTACAGAATGAACCCTCTGTACGCGCCATCGCCGCGCGATATGCACCTGTTTTTTACGCGGCTGGCACCCATCCGATGAGCGCAGCAGATGAGCCTTTGGTCACCCTTGATGAGCTACTGGCGCTTTGTAAACACAAAAAAATGGTGGGGATTGGGGAAACCGGTCTTGATTATCATTATTCAAGCGACAGCGCCGAGATTCAAAAAACCTCGCTTTTGGTGCATATACGCGCAGCGCAACAAAGTGGGTTGCCCCTGATTATTCATGCCCGCGCAGCGGATGAAGACATCGCAGACATTTTGAGCGCTGAGTATAAAAATGCGCCCTATTCTTGCGTCATGCATTGTTTTTCCTCTGGCGAAACCTTGGCGCGCAGATGTTTGGATTTGGGGTTTTACCTATCGCTCTCTGGAATCACAGCCTTCCCCAAAAGCGATCAGCTAAGGGCAATTTTCAAATTCGCGCCGCAAGAGCGGCTTTTGGTCGAAACCGACAGCCCTTATTTGGCGCCGCCACCCCATCGTGGCAGGCGTAATGAACCTGCTTATGTCGCGCTCACCGCCCGCGCAGCGGCGACTTTCTTTGGGCAAGACTATGCTGCGTTCGCAGCGCAGGTTGAGAAAAATTTTAACCGACTTTTTGTAAAAGCTGCCGCCTATGAGACCATGCAATGA
- a CDS encoding DNA polymerase III subunit delta' produces the protein MKDLEPLPVSDKIFGAPHPSEATTIFGQDSAQQQFLNAFDRGRLHHAWLLSGPRGVGKATLVWKIAKFLLTTPNAPAQDGLFGAMSQHVSNLETPPDHPALPRILAGSEPALCVLRRSYDEKRKRFKQNITVDDVRSLKSFFGLSAADGGARVVIIDAADDMTGSAANALLKMLEEPPKNAFLFLISHQPAALLPTLRSRCRELRLSALSHDMMQQALTQAKIHLSEEQSSLFTRLSAGSAGQAIRLAQLDGDALYSALISTLQTLPSLNQSAALKLAESFAGQANSERFDLLIDLIDYILGQAAKTSLIPLDPDSDPTTLDQKLFTTLHKGPIGARKWALLQQDISQRMRHGRAVNLDPVTLILDMFFKIEKCAAAL, from the coding sequence ATGAAAGATCTTGAGCCGCTGCCAGTGTCCGATAAAATTTTCGGGGCGCCGCATCCCTCTGAAGCCACCACAATTTTTGGTCAAGATAGCGCTCAACAACAATTTTTAAACGCTTTTGACAGGGGCAGGTTGCATCACGCATGGTTGCTGAGCGGCCCGCGCGGCGTTGGCAAAGCAACGCTTGTTTGGAAAATTGCCAAATTCTTGCTCACAACGCCAAATGCGCCGGCCCAAGACGGCCTGTTTGGCGCGATGAGTCAACACGTATCGAATTTGGAAACACCACCAGACCACCCCGCCCTGCCCCGTATACTGGCCGGTTCAGAGCCCGCGCTTTGCGTGCTTAGGCGCAGCTATGATGAAAAACGCAAACGCTTTAAGCAAAATATTACGGTTGATGATGTGCGCAGCCTAAAAAGCTTTTTCGGCCTGTCAGCGGCCGATGGCGGCGCACGCGTGGTGATAATTGATGCCGCCGATGATATGACGGGTAGCGCCGCCAATGCGCTGTTGAAAATGCTGGAAGAGCCGCCCAAAAACGCCTTTTTGTTTTTGATCAGCCATCAACCGGCCGCCCTTTTGCCAACGCTACGGTCGCGCTGCCGAGAGCTGCGCCTCTCAGCCTTATCGCATGATATGATGCAGCAAGCTTTGACTCAGGCAAAAATCCACCTTTCTGAAGAACAAAGCTCACTCTTCACGCGCCTCTCTGCAGGGTCAGCCGGTCAAGCGATCCGTTTGGCTCAGCTTGACGGAGATGCGCTTTACAGCGCGCTAATTTCAACCCTGCAAACGTTGCCCAGCCTGAACCAAAGCGCCGCTTTAAAACTGGCTGAAAGCTTTGCAGGGCAAGCGAATTCAGAGCGTTTTGATTTGTTGATAGACCTTATCGATTATATTTTAGGGCAAGCTGCGAAAACATCGCTTATCCCACTGGATCCGGATTCGGATCCTACAACGCTTGACCAAAAGCTGTTCACAACACTTCATAAAGGGCCAATAGGCGCCCGTAAATGGGCCCTCTTGCAGCAAGATATTTCACAACGAATGCGTCATGGGCGGGCGGTCAACCTTGACCCGGTGACATTGATCCTAGATATGTTCTTCAAGATAGAAAAATGCGCTGCAGCATTGTAA
- a CDS encoding LacI family DNA-binding transcriptional regulator, translating into MAIQAKPTLKTIAQITGLGVSTVSRSLVNAPEIKQSTKDRVRKVADEIGYRRNRAGVRLRTGKTYVISLVLPTESKALGNSSNFASGLSEALIGSPYHLIVTPHLTSEDPMDAIRYVVENETADAIVFTNTQPMDNRARYLLDRGLPFATHGQTGFKDTHCFYDFDNRAFCKDGVTWLANAGVDSVILIPPPRHMAYAQDCLQGWAEGIGQSSCSGEILKDVTLDSSQEEIAAAMTSRLKNGKETIGFIATSADVGISCFEAARRAGIKIGKEIHVVSKESHGLVQRICPAIKSVEEDFQAAGKGLGNMMLKQLADPSALPQSWIETPRF; encoded by the coding sequence ATGGCGATTCAGGCGAAACCAACTCTAAAAACGATTGCGCAGATCACCGGATTGGGTGTTAGTACAGTGTCGCGTTCGTTGGTAAACGCCCCCGAAATCAAGCAATCAACGAAAGATCGTGTCCGTAAAGTGGCCGATGAGATTGGCTACCGTCGGAATCGCGCTGGCGTCCGCTTGCGTACAGGCAAGACCTATGTGATCAGCCTCGTGCTTCCCACTGAGTCGAAAGCGCTCGGGAATTCATCCAATTTTGCTAGCGGCTTGTCCGAAGCATTGATCGGGTCTCCCTACCACCTAATTGTGACGCCGCACCTGACGAGCGAGGATCCCATGGACGCCATAAGATATGTGGTTGAGAACGAAACTGCAGATGCAATCGTGTTCACGAATACACAGCCTATGGACAACAGGGCCAGATACCTTCTGGATCGCGGGTTACCATTTGCAACGCACGGTCAAACTGGCTTCAAGGACACGCATTGTTTCTACGACTTCGACAACCGCGCATTTTGCAAAGATGGTGTGACATGGCTTGCCAACGCAGGTGTCGACTCGGTGATTCTAATCCCGCCCCCACGTCACATGGCATACGCGCAAGATTGCTTGCAAGGCTGGGCAGAAGGAATTGGCCAGAGTTCTTGCAGCGGTGAAATTCTCAAAGACGTAACGCTGGACTCTTCGCAGGAAGAAATAGCGGCCGCAATGACCTCACGCTTGAAAAATGGAAAAGAAACGATCGGCTTCATAGCAACTAGCGCAGATGTCGGAATCTCTTGCTTTGAAGCCGCCCGACGCGCTGGGATAAAGATTGGCAAAGAAATTCACGTTGTGAGCAAAGAAAGCCATGGGCTGGTACAACGCATTTGTCCCGCAATCAAGTCGGTGGAAGAAGACTTCCAGGCAGCCGGAAAAGGCCTTGGCAATATGATGCTCAAACAACTTGCGGACCCCTCAGCCCTGCCGCAGTCATGGATTGAAACACCTCGCTTTTAG
- a CDS encoding D-alanyl-D-alanine carboxypeptidase family protein has translation MFCICAFLGQVAWSFDTKAKAAYAIDLTSGSVLLSKNSETPLPPASMSKLMTLYMAFEFIRAGRLNLDEKLPVSDHAASYGGSTMFLDTSDRVTVEDLLRGIIVLSGNDACAVIAEALSPDGTEAGFATMMTQRAKQLGMTQSTFTNSNGWPQIGHAMSAHDLGLLASALIKDFPEFYPLFAEQRFEFDGRAPANTQNRNPLLKLQIGADGLKTGHTKEAGYGLVGSAVQGERRIVFVLSGLGSARERAEEAEAMVNWAFRQFSLRPLRSKGTPLALAPVWNGSEKSVALSLNQDLQILVPVMSKDSLTLRIEYKGPIPAPIKQGDKIADLIVSSDGLPDSRYDLFAATSISVGGFSARLRTAAITLKNMLIDGPEAAF, from the coding sequence ATGTTTTGCATCTGCGCCTTTTTGGGGCAGGTTGCCTGGTCGTTTGACACCAAAGCCAAAGCCGCCTACGCGATTGATCTGACCAGTGGTTCCGTGCTGCTGTCAAAAAACTCAGAAACGCCCTTGCCGCCAGCTTCTATGTCAAAACTGATGACGCTTTATATGGCGTTCGAGTTTATCCGAGCGGGCCGTTTAAACCTGGATGAAAAGCTGCCTGTTTCTGATCATGCAGCCAGCTATGGTGGCTCAACAATGTTTCTGGATACATCCGATCGCGTCACGGTCGAAGATCTCTTGCGCGGGATTATTGTACTATCTGGAAATGATGCCTGCGCGGTCATCGCCGAAGCCCTATCGCCCGATGGAACCGAAGCCGGCTTTGCCACTATGATGACGCAGCGCGCGAAACAACTTGGCATGACACAGTCAACTTTTACAAATTCAAATGGCTGGCCACAGATCGGACACGCGATGAGCGCGCATGATCTAGGTCTTTTAGCATCCGCTCTGATCAAAGACTTTCCAGAATTTTACCCGCTTTTCGCCGAACAACGCTTTGAATTTGATGGAAGAGCCCCTGCGAATACACAAAACCGTAACCCTTTGTTGAAATTGCAGATCGGAGCCGACGGGTTAAAAACGGGTCATACAAAAGAGGCCGGATATGGGCTTGTAGGATCGGCCGTACAGGGCGAGCGCCGTATTGTGTTTGTGCTTTCAGGCTTGGGTTCGGCGCGCGAGCGCGCGGAGGAAGCAGAAGCGATGGTGAATTGGGCCTTCCGACAATTCTCGCTGCGCCCCCTCAGATCAAAAGGTACCCCGCTGGCATTGGCGCCGGTTTGGAATGGTAGCGAAAAATCAGTTGCTTTGTCCTTGAACCAAGACCTACAAATTCTGGTACCCGTAATGAGCAAAGACAGTTTGACCTTGCGGATTGAATATAAGGGGCCGATCCCCGCCCCTATCAAACAAGGTGATAAAATAGCGGATTTGATCGTTTCATCTGATGGTTTACCCGACAGCCGCTACGATCTTTTCGCGGCAACCTCAATTTCAGTTGGTGGGTTTTCTGCGCGGCTGAGAACCGCGGCGATCACCTTGAAAAACATGCTGATCGACGGTCCGGAGGCGGCATTTTGA
- a CDS encoding sugar ABC transporter permease: MAVTDTGQVKAGAKKPVRLFKNMTAKIAAVPMILTALVVFVGCTAWTIYHSFTKSRLLPAPKKWVGLDNYDRLWSESRWLISIENLAIYGVCSLVLSLVIGFILAALLDRKIRFENTIRTIILYPFALSFVVTGLVWQWLLNPDLGIQNVIRELGWTSFAFDPLNNANIVIYGILIAGVWQGSGFVMVLMLAGLRGIDEDVWKASRVEGIPTWKTYIFIVIPMMRPVFVTALVIISAGIIKVYDLVVAQTSGGPGIASEVPAKYVIDKMFGSQNLGLGFAASTMMLLSVLVVLIPWAYLEFGGKKNG, translated from the coding sequence ATGGCGGTGACAGACACTGGACAAGTGAAGGCAGGCGCAAAGAAACCAGTACGCTTGTTCAAGAATATGACAGCAAAGATCGCGGCTGTACCTATGATCTTGACAGCCTTGGTTGTTTTTGTCGGGTGCACCGCTTGGACGATCTATCATTCATTCACGAAATCGCGTCTTCTGCCCGCACCCAAAAAATGGGTTGGTCTTGACAACTATGACAGACTTTGGAGCGAAAGCCGCTGGCTGATTTCAATCGAAAACTTGGCCATTTATGGCGTGTGTTCCTTGGTCTTATCGCTGGTCATCGGTTTTATCCTTGCTGCATTGCTGGACCGGAAAATCCGGTTCGAAAACACGATCCGTACGATCATCCTCTACCCATTCGCTTTGTCATTCGTTGTGACCGGATTGGTCTGGCAGTGGTTGTTGAACCCTGATCTTGGCATTCAGAATGTCATTCGCGAACTTGGTTGGACCAGCTTTGCCTTTGACCCGCTCAACAACGCCAATATCGTAATCTACGGCATTCTGATTGCGGGTGTCTGGCAGGGCTCCGGTTTTGTGATGGTGCTGATGCTCGCGGGTCTGCGCGGCATCGACGAAGATGTCTGGAAGGCGTCGCGCGTCGAGGGCATCCCAACTTGGAAGACCTATATCTTCATCGTAATTCCGATGATGCGCCCGGTTTTTGTAACCGCACTTGTCATCATCTCGGCGGGCATCATCAAGGTCTATGACCTTGTCGTGGCGCAAACCAGCGGCGGCCCGGGCATCGCGTCCGAGGTTCCTGCGAAATACGTGATCGACAAAATGTTCGGATCGCAAAACTTGGGGCTGGGTTTTGCTGCGTCCACCATGATGCTTCTCAGCGTTTTGGTTGTTCTAATTCCTTGGGCCTATCTCGAATTTGGAGGCAAGAAAAATGGTTGA
- a CDS encoding MBL fold metallo-hydrolase — protein sequence MTDQLRFRILGCGSSGGVPRLGGNWGACDPNNPKNARTRCSLLVERQSENGRTQVLIDTSPDMRAQLLQAQVGRLDAVLYTHDHADHVHGLDDLRMIVFNRRSRLPVWANQITSAGLLSRFSYAFKQPEGSAYPPILQLNHIEGPVKIDGAGGQIEFTPFEVAHGQITALGFRIGPVAYLPDVSAMPPAAWEALAGIDCWILDALRRDPHPSHSHLAQSIEWIDQSNVARAVLTNMHNDLDYATLQVELPKHILPAFDGMVLSYDL from the coding sequence ATGACAGACCAGTTACGGTTTCGAATTTTGGGATGTGGGTCCTCGGGTGGGGTGCCGCGGCTTGGCGGAAATTGGGGGGCTTGCGATCCCAATAATCCCAAAAATGCCCGAACGCGCTGCTCGCTTTTGGTTGAGCGCCAAAGTGAAAATGGCCGAACACAAGTGCTGATTGACACCTCACCGGATATGCGCGCGCAGCTTTTACAGGCGCAAGTGGGCCGTTTGGATGCGGTGCTCTACACGCATGACCACGCCGATCATGTGCACGGGCTGGATGATTTACGCATGATTGTGTTCAACCGGCGTAGCCGCCTGCCCGTTTGGGCCAACCAAATTACAAGCGCCGGCCTGCTTAGCCGCTTTTCTTATGCGTTCAAACAACCTGAGGGCTCTGCCTACCCCCCCATCTTGCAGCTCAATCACATCGAAGGGCCAGTGAAGATTGATGGCGCAGGCGGCCAGATTGAATTTACACCGTTTGAAGTTGCGCATGGGCAAATCACTGCATTGGGGTTCCGGATCGGTCCCGTGGCTTACTTACCCGATGTTTCAGCCATGCCCCCTGCTGCATGGGAGGCTCTGGCTGGCATTGACTGCTGGATACTGGACGCGTTGCGCCGTGATCCGCACCCCTCACATTCCCATCTGGCCCAAAGCATTGAGTGGATTGATCAATCAAACGTTGCGCGCGCCGTTTTAACAAATATGCATAATGATTTAGATTATGCCACCTTGCAGGTGGAGCTTCCCAAACATATTCTGCCCGCTTTTGACGGGATGGTTCTCTCCTATGATCTTTGA
- a CDS encoding ABC transporter substrate-binding protein — translation MGKILKSLVAGTALTAASASMGNAEGVELEVTHWWTSGGEAAAVAEFAKAFNATEHTWVDGAIAGSGGTARPIIISRILGGDPMHATQLNHGRQAEELVEADLMLDLTDIAEAEGWADLVNPPRLLDACTLDGRVYCVPVNIHSPQWLWLSHDAFKKAGLEVPSDWFEFVGAAPALREAGVIPLAMGQQPWQTDLAFGAIMVAVGGTDLYLDVLTNKSTEAAASPEMTKVFEAYAAARLLSEGSNVQDWNQATNLVITGQAGGQIHGDWAQGEFQVAKQVAGEDYTCLPGLGVNEIIATGGDAFYFPVQDDPEIEAAQKELASLMISREVQVAFNLKKGSLPIRGDIDLSAANDCMQKGLAILAAGNVLPDAVNAFSADTTGQMFDLMVEFWNDTSITVEDAQARYVDIIASAD, via the coding sequence ATGGGAAAGATCTTGAAGTCTCTTGTAGCAGGAACCGCACTTACCGCGGCGTCCGCGTCAATGGGAAATGCCGAAGGCGTCGAACTCGAAGTCACACACTGGTGGACGTCTGGCGGCGAAGCTGCGGCCGTGGCTGAGTTTGCAAAGGCGTTCAACGCGACTGAGCACACGTGGGTTGACGGAGCGATCGCCGGTTCTGGCGGGACTGCACGTCCAATCATCATTTCACGCATCTTGGGCGGTGACCCAATGCATGCAACACAGTTGAACCACGGTCGTCAGGCTGAAGAACTGGTCGAAGCTGACCTGATGCTGGACCTCACTGACATCGCCGAAGCTGAAGGCTGGGCTGATCTTGTGAACCCGCCACGTCTTCTGGACGCCTGCACACTGGATGGTCGCGTCTACTGTGTGCCGGTGAACATCCACTCGCCCCAGTGGCTGTGGCTTTCCCACGATGCCTTTAAAAAGGCTGGCCTGGAAGTGCCTTCCGACTGGTTCGAATTCGTCGGTGCTGCGCCCGCATTGCGCGAAGCCGGTGTGATCCCGCTTGCGATGGGCCAGCAGCCCTGGCAAACCGATTTGGCCTTTGGCGCCATCATGGTGGCTGTCGGTGGTACCGATCTGTACCTCGACGTTCTGACCAACAAGAGCACCGAAGCCGCCGCTTCGCCTGAGATGACCAAAGTCTTTGAAGCCTACGCAGCAGCCCGCCTGCTCTCCGAAGGGTCAAACGTTCAGGACTGGAACCAGGCCACGAACCTCGTTATCACAGGTCAGGCAGGTGGTCAGATCCACGGTGACTGGGCACAGGGTGAATTCCAGGTGGCTAAGCAAGTCGCTGGCGAAGACTACACCTGCTTGCCGGGTCTGGGTGTGAACGAAATCATCGCAACCGGCGGTGACGCGTTCTACTTCCCTGTACAGGATGATCCTGAAATCGAAGCGGCCCAGAAAGAGCTGGCATCGCTGATGATCTCTCGGGAAGTTCAGGTGGCCTTCAATCTCAAGAAGGGCTCTCTGCCGATCCGTGGCGACATCGACCTGTCCGCTGCCAACGACTGTATGCAGAAGGGTCTCGCGATCCTAGCTGCAGGCAATGTTCTGCCAGACGCCGTAAACGCGTTCAGCGCCGACACCACCGGCCAGATGTTTGACCTGATGGTAGAATTCTGGAATGACACCAGCATAACCGTCGAAGACGCTCAAGCGCGTTACGTCGACATTATTGCGAGCGCTGACTAA
- the tmk gene encoding dTMP kinase → MTYPGRFITFEGIDGSGKSTQTKLLAARLQDEGYDIILTREPGGSEGAEEIRDLVLQGATDRWSAETEILLFTAARRDHIERTILPALIQGKIVICDRFADSTRMYQGISRGDLRALVDQLHRLMIPYDPDITILIDMDPEIGLKRAKARATAEERFEDFGLDLQQRMRSGFLELAREFETRIAVVDGNRDIVELAETIYQRVKLALS, encoded by the coding sequence TTGACTTATCCCGGGCGTTTCATCACGTTTGAGGGCATAGATGGGTCTGGCAAATCAACGCAAACCAAGCTTTTGGCGGCGCGCTTGCAAGACGAAGGCTATGATATTATTTTGACGCGAGAGCCCGGTGGCTCAGAAGGTGCAGAAGAAATTCGCGATCTTGTTCTACAAGGCGCAACCGATAGATGGTCTGCTGAAACCGAAATACTATTATTCACTGCGGCCCGGCGTGATCACATCGAACGCACGATTTTACCCGCGCTCATTCAAGGCAAAATCGTCATCTGCGATCGCTTTGCGGATTCAACCCGCATGTATCAAGGTATAAGTCGGGGCGATCTGCGGGCGCTTGTGGATCAGTTGCACCGCCTTATGATCCCATATGATCCCGATATTACGATTTTAATCGATATGGATCCAGAAATCGGATTGAAACGGGCGAAAGCGCGCGCAACAGCAGAGGAACGTTTTGAAGATTTTGGCCTCGATCTGCAACAACGCATGCGCAGCGGATTTTTAGAGCTGGCGCGTGAATTCGAAACGCGTATCGCGGTTGTGGACGGCAATCGTGATATCGTAGAACTGGCCGAAACCATATATCAACGCGTTAAACTGGCGCTCTCATGA